A genomic region of Marinobacter sp. NP-4(2019) contains the following coding sequences:
- a CDS encoding ABC transporter substrate-binding protein produces the protein MLRYAGLLLISTGWLWPVPANAVDAITTVEHALGKTTIEGKPERIVSLYQGATDTAVALGIEPVGVVESWTEKPMYRYLREDLPDVSFLGLETQPDLERIAWLSPDLIIGARNRHRTIYPLLTRIAPTVVPRELYNFKALLKLMADATGRTTRGQQLLDHWQNRVVDFQTRIRRKLGDRWPQEVAILSFRADHARIYYGGFARTVLDELGFVAPPAHREDGWGIKLTSQESIPAMDAEAVFIFMDNDPSVQRTYEAWTSHPLWQNLRAAQRGEVYRVDPVTWNMGAGIIAANRMLDELYQHYGLEQPDARECAQC, from the coding sequence ATGCTCCGTTACGCCGGCCTGCTCCTGATCTCTACGGGATGGCTGTGGCCAGTCCCGGCAAACGCTGTGGACGCTATCACCACCGTGGAACACGCCCTCGGCAAGACAACCATTGAGGGTAAGCCCGAGCGCATTGTCTCCCTTTACCAGGGCGCTACCGATACTGCCGTTGCTCTGGGTATCGAGCCAGTGGGGGTAGTCGAATCCTGGACCGAAAAACCCATGTACCGCTACCTGCGGGAAGACTTGCCAGACGTCAGCTTCCTCGGACTTGAAACCCAACCGGATCTGGAGCGGATTGCCTGGCTGTCACCGGACCTGATCATCGGCGCCCGCAACCGTCACCGGACCATCTACCCACTACTGACCCGCATTGCACCCACCGTCGTTCCCCGAGAACTCTACAACTTCAAGGCACTGTTGAAACTGATGGCGGATGCCACCGGGCGGACAACGCGGGGACAGCAACTGCTGGATCACTGGCAAAACCGGGTAGTGGACTTCCAGACCCGGATCCGCCGCAAGCTTGGTGACCGCTGGCCCCAGGAAGTAGCGATCCTCAGCTTTCGCGCCGATCACGCACGCATCTACTACGGCGGCTTCGCCCGCACGGTTCTTGATGAGCTGGGATTCGTGGCACCGCCAGCCCACCGCGAGGACGGCTGGGGTATCAAACTCACCAGCCAGGAAAGCATTCCGGCCATGGATGCCGAGGCAGTGTTTATCTTCATGGACAACGATCCCTCAGTACAGCGCACCTACGAAGCCTGGACCAGCCACCCGCTGTGGCAAAACCTGCGCGCGGCCCAGCGCGGCGAGGTCTACCGGGTTGATCCCGTGACCTGGAACATGGGCGCCGGCATTATCGCAGCCAACCGTATGCTGGACGAACTGTACCAACACTACGGTCTGGAACAGCCTGACGCCCGGGAGTGTGCCCAATGCTGA
- a CDS encoding sucrase ferredoxin: MSASDHQFCSIESLRAGDPLAGTGTHVASNLLISWPRPKWSRSLRLAVDMDEELSQQIERLAAGGRRVNLIDRRGWSACSHRIYQLPEGRYFDVDRSDLVAFLAAVESGSDLASWSGTPMKQSLVLCCTHGKKDKCCAKFGYAAYRELAATVNDRDLPFEVWESSHLGGCRLSASVMVFPAMRKYGRVAPEHVLPLLEHEAEGVPYLPCYRGHSQLSQPQQCAEIAALEWLSERRITARLTVETKPDSGKGEAETVRVDWMAADAAGALIVECGTTEVMRVDTCADLDEGPTPSLCWKVNNIRPL, from the coding sequence ATGAGTGCCTCCGACCATCAGTTCTGCTCCATCGAAAGTCTTCGGGCCGGTGACCCCCTCGCTGGGACAGGAACCCATGTCGCCAGTAACCTGCTCATCAGTTGGCCCCGTCCGAAATGGTCCCGCAGCCTCCGTCTGGCCGTTGATATGGATGAGGAACTGAGCCAGCAGATAGAGCGGCTTGCCGCCGGTGGCCGGCGGGTTAACCTGATCGACCGGCGCGGCTGGTCAGCGTGTAGCCATCGGATTTATCAGTTGCCGGAAGGCCGGTATTTCGATGTGGATCGGAGCGATCTTGTTGCTTTCCTGGCTGCGGTGGAATCCGGCAGTGATCTGGCCAGTTGGTCTGGTACACCGATGAAACAATCACTGGTGCTTTGTTGTACCCACGGCAAGAAAGACAAGTGCTGCGCCAAGTTCGGTTACGCGGCCTATCGTGAGCTTGCGGCCACGGTAAACGATCGGGACTTGCCCTTTGAGGTCTGGGAGAGCTCCCACCTGGGAGGATGTCGGCTGTCGGCCAGCGTGATGGTGTTTCCTGCCATGCGCAAATACGGCCGGGTGGCGCCGGAGCATGTCTTGCCTCTGCTTGAGCATGAAGCTGAAGGGGTCCCCTACTTGCCCTGCTATCGCGGGCACTCCCAACTGAGCCAGCCCCAACAGTGCGCCGAGATTGCGGCATTGGAGTGGTTGTCGGAACGCAGGATTACCGCACGCCTGACGGTCGAGACCAAGCCGGATTCCGGTAAGGGCGAGGCGGAGACCGTGCGGGTGGACTGGATGGCGGCCGATGCTGCGGGGGCGTTAATTGTCGAGTGTGGCACCACCGAGGTGATGCGGGTGGATACCTGTGCTGACCTCGATGAGGGCCCCACACCCTCACTTTGCTGGAAGGTAAACAACATCAGGCCGCTGTAG
- a CDS encoding ABC transporter ATP-binding protein, producing the protein MPFDQHSSSSLPADSHRLRGEALSVGYNGSQVLTDVDFTLQDGSVTVLLGPNGSGKSTLLKTLARTLDPSAGKVLLDGADIHRQSTRLVAQRLGILPQSPSAPDGLTVRELVGLGRFPYQSLMRQWSRRDEAAVAEAMAVADVSQFADRPVDALSGGQRQRCWIAMVLAQDTDLLLLDEPTTFLDLKVQVDLLELLVSLAHHRDRTLLVVLHDLNLAAAYADRLVMMKAGKILHNGAPEDVFTVANLKEVFDLDAQVIHEPISGRPVCVPVKNSLATSRGVGPLAATV; encoded by the coding sequence ATGCCCTTCGATCAACATTCTTCCAGCTCATTGCCCGCTGATTCCCATCGCTTGCGTGGTGAGGCGTTGTCGGTTGGTTACAACGGCAGCCAGGTCCTGACGGATGTGGATTTCACCCTCCAGGACGGTAGCGTTACCGTATTGCTTGGTCCCAACGGCAGTGGCAAGTCAACATTGCTGAAAACCCTGGCAAGGACTCTGGACCCCAGCGCGGGAAAGGTGCTGCTGGACGGCGCGGATATTCACCGGCAATCTACCCGTTTGGTGGCACAACGTCTCGGCATCCTGCCACAGAGCCCGTCCGCACCGGATGGGTTAACGGTGCGGGAACTGGTCGGTCTGGGGCGCTTCCCCTACCAGAGCCTGATGCGCCAATGGTCCCGGCGTGACGAAGCCGCTGTGGCAGAGGCCATGGCGGTTGCCGATGTCAGCCAGTTCGCCGACCGTCCGGTGGATGCCCTCAGTGGCGGGCAACGCCAACGTTGCTGGATTGCCATGGTGCTCGCCCAGGACACGGATCTGTTGTTGCTGGATGAGCCCACCACCTTTCTTGACCTGAAAGTTCAGGTAGACCTGTTAGAATTGCTGGTGTCACTGGCACACCATCGGGACCGAACGCTGCTGGTGGTCCTGCACGACCTGAACCTGGCGGCGGCCTACGCAGATCGGCTGGTGATGATGAAAGCAGGCAAGATATTGCACAATGGTGCCCCCGAGGACGTCTTTACGGTTGCGAACCTGAAAGAGGTGTTCGATCTGGATGCGCAGGTTATTCATGAGCCTATCAGTGGTCGCCCGGTTTGTGTGCCGGTGAAAAATTCGTTGGCGACCTCCCGGGGCGTCGGACCATTGGCAGCAACCGTATGA